The segment GCCTTGTACGTAGGAACCTCATGATAATCGTATTTGTCCGTAAGCATATGATTGGCGAAATTCATCCGTGTCTGATTGACATCGCAGAAGGCCACCAGCTCGGAGGTTTCGTTGTAAGCGGTAACAAGAGCGCCATAGAAAAATTCAGCCCGGCCGCCGGTGCCGACAAGTGCATATTTCTTTTTGGACAAGGGGATCACTCCATTTACTTGGATTTGATTCTATTTTATAGTATAGAAAATGCAGAAAGTGAACGGTATTTAGTCATTTTTGCTCAAAAGTGTGCTTATCTTATCCATTCAGGGGGCTTAGTGCAGGGTGGAACCTATTTTTCAGATTGAGCAGCTGAGGCGCATCGGGCATTTCAATATGGACACCGACCATTTCCATGATTTCTACGAAATATATTATCTGCTGTCCGGGCAGCGTCACTATTATATCCGTAACGGAAGGTACGCGCTGGAAGCCGGAGACCTCGTGTTTATTAACAAAAATCATCTGCACCGCACAACCGGCGGAAGCCATCTGCCGCATGAGCGGGTGCTGATCAGCTTCAATGATGCCTATCTGGAGCCGGTGGCACCCGGGGCAGACTGGATGAATGTGTTCGAAGGGGAGAGCTTCCTGCTGCGGCCTACGGCGCATGAACAGGGACTCATCACAGATCTGCTCCAGGCGATGCAGGAGGAACAGAAGGAGGGGCTGCGCTGGAGCACTGAATATACAAGGATGCTGCTGCAGCAACTGCTGATTACGCTGGAGCGGATCAGGAGGGCGAAGCCCGCCCTGGTCTCACCGGAGCAGAGCGAGGGGCAGCGCCGGGTATACAGTATCATCGAATACCTGGACAACCATTACAGCGAGCGGCTGAGCCTTGGGGGGATTGCCGAGCGGTTCTTCATCAGCGCTACGTATCTGTGCCGGATTTTCAAGCAGACGACAGGCTTCACCATCATTGAGTACCTGAACTATGTCCGCATCCGTGAGGCTAAGGTACTGCTCACGCAGACGAAGTGGCCGATCACCCGGGTGGCGGCGGAGACGGGATTTGAGAGCATTGCGCATTTCGGGCGGGTATTCAAGGCCATTACGAGGCGTTCCCCTCTTCAGTACCGCAAGCAGCACAGGGGATGAAGACTACGGCTCGCATCCGCTGTTACATTCGACAATCGCTACGAAAATGTTACATATTTTTCTATCTTTTGACACGGGATTGGCCTTATAATGGTGAAGGATTAAATACAAATATTGGGGTGTGTTATGAAAATGAAATCAGGGGGCCTCTGGCTTGCTGCTGCTATGCTGACGGTAACCGTAACCGGGTGTTCCTCGGACAATGCAGGCGCTGGCAGAGAGAGCATGGAGAAGCTGAAGACAGAGATTAGTGAGCTGCAAAAGGAGAACAAATTCCTGAAAGAACAG is part of the Paenibacillus sp. FSL M7-0420 genome and harbors:
- a CDS encoding AraC family transcriptional regulator — encoded protein: MEPIFQIEQLRRIGHFNMDTDHFHDFYEIYYLLSGQRHYYIRNGRYALEAGDLVFINKNHLHRTTGGSHLPHERVLISFNDAYLEPVAPGADWMNVFEGESFLLRPTAHEQGLITDLLQAMQEEQKEGLRWSTEYTRMLLQQLLITLERIRRAKPALVSPEQSEGQRRVYSIIEYLDNHYSERLSLGGIAERFFISATYLCRIFKQTTGFTIIEYLNYVRIREAKVLLTQTKWPITRVAAETGFESIAHFGRVFKAITRRSPLQYRKQHRG